The following coding sequences are from one Saprospiraceae bacterium window:
- a CDS encoding glycosyltransferase family 2 protein produces the protein MQCNPNTTVSDKALVIDLIIPALNEAKAIGLVLEAIPINLVRRIIVCDNGSTDDTVRVASSHGAVVLHEPEKGYGAACLKALAYISNTKSEVRLPDAIGFLDADYSDFPEDLIDLTEAMQKRNLDLVIGSRVLGDPESGSLTPIQKFGNALSTKLIKYLFGYQFTDLGPFRLIKYDPLARMKMADRNFGWTVEMQVKAAKMGLNCGEVPVRYRRRIGQSKVSGTIKGSFLAGKKILLTIFREKWIQE, from the coding sequence ATGCAATGTAATCCAAACACCACTGTTTCTGACAAAGCTCTGGTCATTGACCTCATCATTCCTGCTCTCAACGAAGCTAAGGCCATTGGTCTTGTATTAGAAGCCATTCCTATAAATTTAGTTAGAAGAATAATCGTTTGTGACAATGGCAGTACAGACGATACCGTGAGGGTTGCATCTTCTCATGGAGCAGTTGTGCTGCATGAACCCGAAAAAGGATATGGCGCAGCATGTCTCAAAGCATTAGCATATATTTCCAACACAAAAAGTGAGGTCCGGCTCCCTGATGCTATTGGATTTTTGGATGCTGATTATTCTGACTTCCCTGAGGACTTGATAGATCTGACTGAAGCTATGCAAAAAAGGAATTTAGACCTGGTAATCGGATCCAGAGTGCTGGGCGATCCAGAATCAGGATCCCTCACGCCCATTCAAAAATTTGGTAATGCGCTCTCAACAAAATTGATCAAATACCTTTTCGGATACCAATTCACCGATCTTGGACCATTCAGACTTATAAAATATGATCCCTTAGCCCGGATGAAAATGGCCGACAGAAATTTTGGATGGACAGTAGAAATGCAAGTCAAAGCGGCCAAAATGGGTCTAAATTGTGGCGAAGTTCCGGTAAGATATCGAAGACGGATAGGACAATCAAAAGTTTCCGGTACTATCAAAGGAAGTTTTCTCGCAGGTAAAAAAATACTCCTCACCATTTTTCGTGAAAAATGGATTCAGGAGTAA
- a CDS encoding glycosyltransferase has protein sequence MENLGYILIAIYTLALLYITLFCLLQLYLLRAYRRQKREKKSLSSYTESDPDLPTVTVQLPIYNELFVVDRLLDNITKLQYPKDKLEIQVLDDSTDETLEHVQERVAHFKNQGFDIHYIHRENREGYKAGALKNGLRFSTGQYVAIFDADFLPEPEFLLKALPYFDKPEIAVVQTRWGHINEDYSLLTQLQAFQLNVHFTIEQAGRCAAGHFLQFNGTAGIWKRSAIDDAGGWQADTLTEDLDLSYRAQMKGWKINYIEDITCPAELPAEIYGLKSQQFRWMKGGAENSRKLLPTILKSNLPFVTKFHSTMHLMASGIFLVIFGVAITSVPVLYALDYYHLKATFLGFCLLGTLAVVSVFYEANIMTCWKEKNVKYPFFRFLFLFPVFMGLSMGMSLHNSIAVLQGYRGKKSSFVRTPKFNLLNLKDKLHNNKYMIHKIDWTTWFEAIICLYFIFAIGLGIYLEYYSFILFHVLLMFGFGINFFYALRHLSIK, from the coding sequence ATGGAAAATTTAGGCTATATCCTGATCGCAATCTACACTCTTGCCCTATTGTATATAACACTTTTCTGTCTTTTGCAACTCTACCTGTTGAGAGCGTACCGGAGGCAAAAAAGGGAAAAAAAATCCTTATCTTCTTACACAGAATCAGATCCGGATTTGCCCACAGTTACGGTCCAATTACCCATTTACAATGAATTGTTCGTCGTGGATCGATTGCTGGACAATATCACAAAACTCCAGTACCCAAAAGATAAATTAGAAATTCAGGTTTTGGACGATTCCACTGACGAAACCTTGGAGCATGTACAAGAACGTGTAGCGCATTTTAAAAACCAGGGATTCGATATTCACTATATCCACAGAGAAAATCGGGAAGGGTACAAAGCAGGTGCCTTAAAAAATGGTCTTCGCTTTTCTACAGGCCAATATGTTGCGATTTTTGACGCTGACTTCTTGCCTGAACCTGAGTTCCTGCTCAAAGCATTGCCTTATTTTGACAAACCCGAAATTGCGGTAGTTCAAACCCGATGGGGACATATCAATGAAGATTATAGTTTACTCACCCAATTGCAAGCATTCCAGCTCAACGTTCATTTTACTATTGAACAAGCCGGTCGTTGTGCTGCAGGGCATTTCTTACAGTTTAACGGGACGGCAGGAATCTGGAAACGTTCTGCGATTGATGATGCCGGAGGATGGCAGGCGGATACGCTCACTGAAGATTTGGATCTGAGTTACCGGGCTCAGATGAAAGGATGGAAAATAAATTATATCGAAGATATCACCTGCCCTGCCGAATTGCCTGCTGAAATCTACGGATTAAAATCCCAACAGTTCAGATGGATGAAAGGCGGTGCAGAAAATTCACGCAAACTTTTACCTACGATATTAAAATCAAATTTACCATTTGTGACCAAATTTCATTCTACCATGCACCTCATGGCAAGTGGAATTTTCCTTGTCATTTTCGGTGTAGCCATCACAAGTGTCCCGGTTCTTTATGCCTTGGATTACTATCATCTCAAAGCTACATTTCTAGGTTTTTGTCTATTAGGTACCTTAGCTGTCGTTTCAGTATTTTATGAAGCGAACATCATGACCTGCTGGAAAGAAAAAAATGTAAAATATCCATTTTTTAGATTTTTATTTTTGTTTCCGGTATTTATGGGTTTGTCGATGGGCATGAGTTTGCACAACAGCATTGCAGTGCTTCAAGGCTACCGCGGGAAAAAATCATCATTTGTTCGAACTCCAAAATTCAATTTATTGAATTTGAAAGACAAGCTTCACAATAATAAATATATGATCCACAAGATCGATTGGACGACTTGGTTTGAAGCCATCATCTGCTTGTATTTTATTTTCGCCATCGGATTGGGCATTTATTTAGAGTATTATTCTTTTATCCTTTTCCATGTTCTTTTGATGTTTGGATTTGGCATTAATTTCTTTTATGCACTCAGACATTTGAGTATCAAGTAA
- the gldN gene encoding gliding motility protein GldN, whose translation MLKKWFSILSLFCCLSLPAFSQMEEEMTEASNPEDTSGYLDDIVERKILQEQRFLAYEPIREADILWSKRIWRVIDVREKMNIGFMYPNRPFFKILLDGIQNGDIAIFDTDEFKKKVTGEDLDKMLHSVDTQSVWDAETYQEEVRIIKNDLDYTNIKTFRVKEIWYFDKESSRLNCRILGIAPIQEKKNAETGEVEYSLPMFWIYYPEARKYLTKEMVFNDRNDSAPGSWADLFDSRFFSSYIFKQSNVQDMRLPDLFTGEKYGEQAGVNMLLESEKIKNELLNFEHDLWVY comes from the coding sequence ATGCTTAAAAAATGGTTTTCAATTTTATCCCTGTTCTGTTGTCTTAGTCTTCCTGCATTTTCACAGATGGAAGAAGAGATGACGGAAGCTAGCAATCCCGAAGATACTTCAGGTTATCTGGATGATATCGTTGAACGTAAAATACTCCAAGAGCAAAGATTCTTAGCTTACGAACCCATTCGTGAAGCTGACATCCTTTGGTCAAAGAGAATCTGGCGCGTAATCGACGTCCGGGAGAAAATGAATATTGGGTTCATGTACCCCAATCGTCCGTTTTTTAAGATACTTTTGGACGGAATTCAAAATGGAGATATAGCAATATTCGACACAGACGAATTCAAGAAAAAAGTGACAGGCGAAGATTTGGACAAAATGCTCCACAGCGTTGACACGCAGTCGGTTTGGGACGCAGAGACTTATCAGGAAGAAGTCAGGATCATCAAAAATGACTTGGACTATACCAACATCAAAACTTTCAGAGTAAAGGAAATTTGGTATTTTGACAAAGAATCCTCCAGATTGAATTGTCGTATTTTAGGTATTGCTCCAATTCAGGAAAAGAAAAATGCAGAGACAGGAGAAGTAGAGTATTCACTTCCAATGTTTTGGATTTATTATCCTGAAGCGAGGAAATATCTGACGAAAGAGATGGTGTTCAATGACCGAAACGACAGTGCGCCAGGATCATGGGCTGATTTGTTTGATTCAAGATTTTTCTCCAGCTATATCTTTAAGCAATCCAATGTTCAGGATATGCGTTTGCCGGATCTTTTTACCGGAGAGAAATATGGAGAGCAGGCAGGTGTGAACATGTTGTTGGAATCAGAAAAGATCAAGAACGAATTGCTCAACTTCGAGCATGATCTCTGGGTCTATTAA
- the gldL gene encoding gliding motility protein GldL yields MAFYKSNGFKYLKNFIIGAGAAVVMLGALFKIMSWEGGDSMITAGLVTEAFLFLLLGVIPPEKDFYWDKLYPGLDDYHARINPLTDGPTKGANRPLNADNVETQLSGMLGELQNMSKSLGSLKALQEVDFSKTGDQMKSMGNFYSKMNEAVTQLSNSLDDTKAYSEQVANLKKNLTSLNGVYGNILSSYKNMGGGNN; encoded by the coding sequence ATGGCTTTTTACAAATCTAATGGTTTTAAATACCTCAAAAACTTTATCATTGGTGCCGGTGCAGCGGTAGTTATGCTTGGTGCTCTTTTCAAAATCATGTCATGGGAAGGTGGTGATTCAATGATCACAGCCGGTCTGGTGACTGAAGCATTCTTGTTCTTGCTCCTTGGAGTGATCCCGCCTGAAAAAGATTTCTATTGGGATAAACTTTATCCGGGATTGGATGATTACCATGCAAGAATAAACCCTTTGACAGACGGTCCAACAAAAGGTGCAAACAGACCATTGAATGCAGACAACGTAGAAACTCAACTTTCAGGAATGTTGGGTGAATTGCAAAATATGTCAAAAAGTCTTGGTTCACTTAAAGCTCTTCAAGAAGTTGATTTTTCTAAAACGGGAGATCAAATGAAATCAATGGGCAACTTTTATTCTAAAATGAACGAGGCTGTAACACAACTCAGCAATTCATTGGATGATACCAAAGCATATAGCGAGCAAGTAGCAAATCTGAAAAAGAATTTGACCAGCCTTAATGGCGTTTATGGTAACATTCTTTCTTCTTACAAAAACATGGGTGGAGGCAATAATTAA
- a CDS encoding SUMF1/EgtB/PvdO family nonheme iron enzyme — protein sequence MRKLNLSLMVLTVVFIFSCGKKQQDGQVTGVLDRPKWNGINPYGMVYVPSGTLVIGQSDQDFFNTNIQKAKSISISGFYMDETEITNNEYRQFVYWVRDSLAHAALGHFVESEDGTSENIDWEQEIDWEDETLDGLFFQGADAFKGMKEADTRQFVYEWEWKDWQTAAHSRNIKRSSIVHKEKTNIYPDTLSWIRDFSYSYNEPMTRNYFSHPAFDDYPVIGINWKQARAFCFWRTLLWNTYKGEDEPNSEEFRLPTEHEWEWAARGGRELAPFPWGGYYLRNAKGCLLANFKPGRGNYPEDGGLYTVKADAYFPNEYGLYNMSGNVAEWTESAFQDNAYNFVHDLNPDIKYESKPEDPESYKRKVIRGGSWKDIGYFLQTGTRSWEFQDTSKSYLGFRSVLTFLGRSANDF from the coding sequence ATGAGGAAATTGAATCTTTCTCTTATGGTCTTGACTGTAGTTTTTATCTTTTCGTGTGGAAAGAAGCAGCAAGACGGACAAGTAACCGGGGTTTTGGATCGTCCAAAATGGAACGGTATTAACCCTTACGGCATGGTTTATGTGCCGAGTGGAACATTGGTAATAGGTCAGAGCGATCAGGACTTCTTTAATACCAATATTCAGAAGGCAAAATCCATTTCCATTTCAGGATTTTACATGGATGAAACCGAAATCACAAACAACGAATATCGGCAGTTTGTGTATTGGGTGCGTGATTCACTCGCTCATGCTGCATTAGGTCACTTTGTTGAAAGCGAAGATGGCACAAGCGAAAATATCGATTGGGAGCAAGAGATTGATTGGGAGGACGAGACCCTCGATGGGTTGTTCTTTCAGGGAGCTGATGCTTTCAAAGGTATGAAAGAAGCTGACACAAGACAGTTTGTGTATGAATGGGAGTGGAAAGATTGGCAGACAGCCGCACACTCTCGGAATATCAAGAGATCCTCTATCGTTCACAAAGAGAAAACCAATATTTATCCTGATACCTTGTCTTGGATCAGAGATTTCTCATATTCTTACAATGAGCCAATGACCAGAAATTATTTCAGTCACCCGGCTTTTGACGATTATCCGGTGATTGGAATTAACTGGAAGCAAGCAAGAGCTTTCTGCTTTTGGAGGACGCTTCTCTGGAATACCTACAAAGGAGAGGATGAGCCCAATTCTGAGGAGTTTCGATTACCTACAGAACATGAGTGGGAGTGGGCAGCAAGAGGCGGACGTGAGTTAGCGCCATTTCCTTGGGGTGGATATTATCTCCGCAATGCCAAAGGTTGTTTGCTTGCCAATTTCAAACCTGGAAGGGGTAACTATCCGGAAGACGGAGGTCTTTATACTGTGAAAGCTGATGCTTATTTTCCGAATGAATACGGTTTATACAATATGTCCGGAAATGTTGCTGAATGGACAGAAAGTGCTTTCCAAGATAATGCCTACAATTTTGTGCATGACCTGAATCCGGATATCAAATACGAATCTAAACCTGAAGATCCTGAATCTTATAAGAGAAAAGTGATTCGGGGAGGTTCCTGGAAAGATATTGGGTATTTTTTGCAGACAGGTACACGCTCTTGGGAGTTTCAAGATACTTCTAAGTCATATTTAGGCTTTAGATCAGTGCTTACCTTCCTGGGTAGATCTGCCAATGACTTCTAG
- a CDS encoding type IX secretion system membrane protein PorP/SprF, with translation MPGIQLLDPARIFPAFGVWEDKTVVSGLYKSQMTSIDGGPVAKDIYLRTSLPRFKSAIAMHLDDHSSGLESTQGVSLQYARAWTSTKFGLSLGLKAGWKRFVFDGASARTPEGNYTAGIDHQDPEVPLSEVSDNAFETGLSIFVRTSFLDFGLGMDHIRGGKFVENSKIYRVKNILNFAIMKEWNMGNIGIVPYFILYSDFIQFQEEILCRIRFGKNIFGELFARGINRELFGFWGGTIGLAPTGNWQIFYRYETEIHQFGKKISGPGQEIGLRFDLPVIWGKGSGRGFIYNPRWSD, from the coding sequence ATGCCTGGCATACAGCTTTTGGATCCGGCTAGGATTTTCCCGGCCTTTGGTGTTTGGGAAGACAAGACTGTAGTATCTGGATTGTATAAATCACAAATGACAAGCATCGACGGTGGTCCTGTTGCAAAAGATATTTACCTGAGGACAAGTCTTCCCAGATTTAAATCTGCCATAGCGATGCATTTAGATGACCATAGTTCAGGTTTGGAAAGTACCCAAGGAGTTTCATTGCAGTATGCTCGTGCCTGGACCTCAACAAAATTTGGTTTGAGCTTAGGCCTAAAAGCCGGATGGAAAAGATTTGTATTTGACGGAGCTTCGGCGAGGACTCCGGAAGGCAATTACACAGCTGGAATAGATCATCAGGATCCCGAAGTTCCACTTAGTGAGGTGAGTGACAATGCTTTCGAAACAGGACTAAGTATATTCGTGAGGACTTCATTTTTGGACTTTGGTTTGGGGATGGACCACATCAGAGGAGGCAAGTTTGTGGAGAATAGTAAAATTTACAGAGTAAAAAATATTCTAAATTTTGCAATAATGAAAGAATGGAATATGGGTAATATAGGTATAGTACCATATTTTATTTTATATTCTGATTTTATTCAATTTCAGGAAGAAATATTATGCAGGATTCGGTTTGGAAAGAATATTTTTGGAGAGCTTTTTGCAAGAGGTATTAACCGCGAGTTGTTTGGATTTTGGGGAGGAACTATAGGCCTGGCACCGACGGGTAATTGGCAAATTTTTTATCGATACGAGACCGAAATACATCAGTTTGGAAAAAAAATTTCCGGACCGGGGCAGGAGATTGGGCTTAGGTTTGATCTGCCTGTGATATGGGGAAAAGGAAGCGGTAGAGGTTTTATTTATAATCCGAGATGGTCGGATTAA
- a CDS encoding thioredoxin domain-containing protein — protein MNRLKNEESVYLRSHAAQAVDWWPWCDEALDHAKASDKPILISSGYSSCHWCHVMSHENFEDALTAEMMNDFFINIKIDREERPDLDRYFMEVTQALGQQGGWPLHCFLTPDLEPFFSGTYFPPQPMHGRPSWKQILLGIHNAYKHNKADLSKNIDHIRLYFETSKSNITKERRYALQADFQEALVKLNEWTDWEYGGFGNGQKFPGVLPAGLLIEGFFVAGAESFLNAAILLGTQLCRSAIYDQVDGGFFRYTVDRKWTIPHFEKMLYDQALNIHFLSDLSTLTQSKEFKAIALDAFSFITRTMKGENGLYFASIDADTNAIEGLSYIWTLKELEEILSADEKLVFEQTYILHSFEGDYLTLSAKEAADTKNLSSGLRQKLSAYRAMRPQAAIDRKQILSWNAILLRAFSRLYRCTGNEEVLTQLEALGYRILKHFKSQGEKPDKSIYTRIISSNPDKHPAFLEDYAALMEAMVEWYQIQAKPEILDEIKAISDFVEQNFKKQNGQYAFSANLDPRMKEIPQLEDSSLPNPQVSLRNALWTLHHITGDRKWLESIDPILDYDLSKAYASPYAMATYLMWVEKNKSGGIQLHYNPADQAKLFPLPAYLWNSLLIEDKGIRASELMVCKNLSCEMITFTISELNQCFSNYHIGRDTF, from the coding sequence ATGAACCGGTTAAAAAATGAAGAAAGTGTTTATCTCCGCTCTCATGCAGCTCAAGCGGTAGATTGGTGGCCATGGTGTGATGAAGCTCTGGACCATGCAAAGGCATCTGATAAACCGATCCTCATCTCCAGTGGATATTCAAGTTGCCATTGGTGTCATGTCATGTCACATGAAAATTTCGAAGATGCTCTGACTGCTGAGATGATGAATGATTTTTTCATTAATATCAAGATTGACAGAGAAGAAAGACCGGATTTGGATAGATACTTCATGGAAGTAACACAAGCTTTAGGACAGCAGGGAGGCTGGCCTCTTCATTGTTTTTTGACTCCGGATTTGGAGCCATTTTTTAGCGGTACTTATTTCCCTCCACAACCTATGCATGGAAGACCTTCATGGAAACAAATACTCTTGGGAATACATAATGCTTACAAGCACAATAAGGCTGATCTTTCAAAAAATATTGATCATATCAGGCTATATTTTGAAACATCAAAATCAAACATAACAAAGGAGCGCCGGTACGCACTTCAAGCTGACTTCCAAGAAGCTCTGGTCAAACTCAACGAATGGACGGATTGGGAATATGGAGGTTTTGGTAATGGCCAAAAATTTCCCGGTGTATTGCCTGCCGGACTTTTGATAGAGGGATTTTTTGTCGCCGGAGCTGAATCCTTCTTAAATGCTGCAATCCTACTTGGAACTCAACTCTGCCGATCTGCAATATACGATCAAGTGGACGGAGGTTTTTTCAGGTATACTGTAGATAGAAAATGGACTATTCCTCATTTTGAAAAAATGCTATATGATCAGGCGCTGAATATTCATTTTCTGTCGGATCTGTCAACATTGACACAAAGTAAAGAATTCAAGGCTATAGCTTTGGACGCATTCAGTTTTATCACCCGAACCATGAAGGGGGAGAATGGTCTCTATTTCGCTTCAATTGACGCCGATACGAATGCAATAGAAGGTCTAAGCTATATCTGGACTTTGAAGGAGTTGGAAGAAATCTTGTCGGCAGATGAAAAATTAGTATTTGAACAGACTTACATACTCCATTCATTTGAAGGTGATTATCTGACACTTTCAGCAAAAGAAGCTGCTGACACAAAAAATCTAAGCTCCGGTCTAAGGCAAAAACTTTCGGCTTATAGAGCAATGCGACCTCAAGCCGCAATAGATAGAAAACAAATTTTATCCTGGAATGCAATCTTACTTAGGGCATTCTCAAGACTTTACAGATGTACCGGAAATGAAGAAGTGTTGACCCAACTGGAAGCGCTGGGATACAGGATATTGAAGCACTTCAAATCTCAAGGAGAGAAGCCGGATAAATCAATTTATACCAGAATAATAAGTTCGAATCCAGACAAGCATCCTGCCTTTCTTGAAGATTATGCTGCCTTGATGGAAGCTATGGTGGAATGGTATCAGATCCAAGCAAAGCCGGAAATATTGGATGAAATTAAAGCTATTTCGGATTTCGTAGAGCAGAACTTTAAGAAGCAAAATGGACAGTATGCTTTCTCTGCGAATCTTGATCCACGCATGAAGGAGATTCCTCAACTTGAGGATAGTTCTTTGCCAAATCCACAGGTGAGTTTGAGAAATGCCCTTTGGACTTTGCATCATATCACAGGGGATCGAAAATGGTTGGAATCTATTGATCCGATATTGGATTATGATTTGTCAAAAGCGTATGCTTCGCCATATGCAATGGCAACATATTTGATGTGGGTGGAAAAAAATAAATCCGGCGGGATACAGCTGCACTACAATCCGGCAGATCAGGCCAAATTGTTTCCATTGCCTGCATATTTATGGAACAGTTTGTTGATAGAAGATAAAGGGATAAGGGCATCAGAACTGATGGTTTGTAAAAACTTGTCCTGTGAAATGATTACTTTTACAATATCGGAATTGAACCAATGTTTTTCGAACTATCATATAGGCAGGGATACTTTCTGA
- a CDS encoding MBL fold metallo-hydrolase encodes MKLKILGTGTSQGVPIIGCNCEVCTSSDPKDKRLRTAAQITSETSRILIDIGPDFRQQMLAMKSASAIDGILITHEHSDHTTGIDDIRPFNKFSPHSIPIFAEDPVIKDLKLRYRYIFSDHPYPGGPRLELMPVDVDQRFTVGDIVVKTFRVWHGTLGILGFQFDKCAYITDASRLDEGVIDSLKGISVLVINALRYQPHPTHFSVEECLHIIQRIQPVKAVIVHISHQMGRHQSVNQTLPNGIELAWDGMEIDIP; translated from the coding sequence TTGAAACTAAAAATCTTAGGTACCGGTACATCACAAGGAGTCCCGATCATCGGGTGTAATTGTGAGGTATGTACCAGCTCGGACCCTAAAGATAAAAGACTCAGAACAGCAGCTCAGATCACTTCAGAAACGAGCAGAATCCTCATCGACATTGGCCCGGACTTTAGACAGCAAATGCTTGCCATGAAATCCGCATCAGCAATTGATGGTATATTAATCACCCATGAACACAGTGATCATACTACCGGCATTGATGATATCCGACCGTTCAATAAGTTCAGTCCCCATTCGATACCAATTTTTGCTGAAGATCCCGTAATAAAAGATCTTAAATTGAGGTACAGATACATTTTTTCTGACCATCCATATCCGGGTGGCCCTCGCTTGGAACTAATGCCTGTAGATGTAGACCAACGCTTTACAGTGGGAGATATTGTAGTCAAGACCTTTCGAGTCTGGCACGGAACCCTGGGTATACTGGGTTTTCAATTTGATAAATGCGCTTATATCACTGACGCCAGCCGATTGGACGAAGGTGTCATAGACAGTCTGAAAGGAATTTCTGTATTGGTTATCAATGCTCTTCGTTATCAGCCTCATCCCACACATTTTTCTGTCGAAGAATGTCTGCATATAATCCAACGGATACAACCTGTAAAAGCAGTCATAGTCCATATCAGCCACCAGATGGGTCGACATCAATCAGTGAATCAAACTTTGCCCAATGGCATCGAATTGGCCTGGGACGGGATGGAAATTGATATCCCATGA
- a CDS encoding PorT family protein, translated as MNQTGKYALLSLVFLLFSEELFSQRFGGGIKAGGNFSQIDGDDVAGFNRLGICGGVYGTARIKSYLDFKIEFMYSQRGSKSTPNQYPVNIALRYLEVPLILSLKDWKSKDEENSYYRMKFDGGLSLGRLFSADAFNNIDEDFKTNDISWLAGVEYFYHKNFGMGLRYTRSLTPVYRYSINNVERKMISYYLSLTLNYQFN; from the coding sequence ATGAATCAAACCGGCAAATACGCCCTACTTTCATTGGTTTTTCTACTTTTCAGTGAAGAGTTGTTTTCGCAAAGATTTGGCGGAGGCATCAAAGCAGGAGGGAATTTTTCTCAAATTGACGGCGATGATGTAGCGGGTTTCAATCGTTTGGGAATTTGCGGGGGTGTATATGGAACCGCCAGAATTAAATCCTACCTGGACTTTAAGATAGAGTTTATGTACAGCCAACGAGGTTCTAAGTCTACGCCCAATCAATATCCCGTCAATATCGCATTAAGGTATTTGGAAGTACCATTGATCCTTAGCCTTAAAGACTGGAAATCAAAAGATGAAGAAAACAGCTATTATCGTATGAAGTTTGACGGAGGACTATCATTAGGCAGATTGTTTTCTGCTGATGCATTCAACAATATAGATGAGGATTTTAAAACCAACGACATCAGTTGGCTGGCAGGGGTGGAATATTTTTACCACAAAAATTTCGGGATGGGTTTGAGATATACGAGATCTTTGACACCTGTATACCGATACAGCATCAATAACGTTGAAAGAAAAATGATCAGTTATTATTTATCTTTGACGCTGAATTATCAATTTAATTAA